From the genome of Sporomusa sphaeroides DSM 2875:
TGTTACGCCACGCTGCTGCAAAATAGCTTGTGCTGCTTCCCCCATACCGCCAACAATGATATCGGTACAACCTTGAGCGGCTACCCAGTTGGGAATAACGCCAGGCGCATGAGGCGGCGGGGTGAGGGCTTCCTGTTTGACGATTTCTCCATCCGCCACGGTGAGGATAGCGAATTGTTCACAGTGACCAAAATGGGTACAGAGTTTTCCCTGGACTACCGGAATTGCAATTTTCATGTTGCTTTTACCGCCTTTCAGCTTAGTTTGATGAGACAGATTATGCAGCAATTGGCTAACAATTTCCTGCATTTGCGTTTTGGTATGACTGGTCAGAGTATCAAGACTTTGGCCGGCATCGCCGGCGGTGACTACGCCGGGATCAATTGGGAGCTGTCCCAAAAAGGGAAGGTGGTATTTCGCCGCCGTTTTTTCGCCGCCGCCGCTTTTAAAAATAGCATGGGTATTGCCGCAGGAGGGGCAAACAAAACCGCTCATATTCTCAATAATGCCCAATACCGGCATTTTGACGGTCTGGCAAAATTGGATGGATTTGCGCACATCTGCCAGGGCAATTTCTTGCGGAGTTGTTACGACAACAGCCTGGCAGCCGGTTATTGTCTGAGCTACGGTCAACGGCTCGTCGCCGGTTCCGGGAGGGCTGTCAATAATCAAAAAGTCGAGCGGCCCCCAGTTTACCTCTGCTAAAAATTGGCGAATAATCCCGATTTTCATTGGACCGCGCCAGATAAGCGGATCATCAGGCTGCTTCAATAAGCCCTGAATGGATACTACCTTTACATTATCTGTATAATAATATGGCTGAATTTGGGTGCCAATGGTGTTGAGCGGTAAGCCGGTAAGTCCTAACAGCCCGGCGACACTGGGGCCATGTACGTCGACATCAAGCAGACCTACGGTATAGC
Proteins encoded in this window:
- a CDS encoding iron-sulfur cluster carrier protein MrpORP; translation: MACNTNDQHAKAQDQQITRFLENVDHKILVMSGKGGVGKSTVATSLAVFLGNQGYTVGLLDVDVHGPSVAGLLGLTGLPLNTIGTQIQPYYYTDNVKVVSIQGLLKQPDDPLIWRGPMKIGIIRQFLAEVNWGPLDFLIIDSPPGTGDEPLTVAQTITGCQAVVVTTPQEIALADVRKSIQFCQTVKMPVLGIIENMSGFVCPSCGNTHAIFKSGGGEKTAAKYHLPFLGQLPIDPGVVTAGDAGQSLDTLTSHTKTQMQEIVSQLLHNLSHQTKLKGGKSNMKIAIPVVQGKLCTHFGHCEQFAILTVADGEIVKQEALTPPPHAPGVIPNWVAAQGCTDIIVGGMGEAAQAILQQRGVTVACGAPVDTPANLVALYLRGELVSTDNTCDHEHGHSCDSH